One genomic window of Burkholderiales bacterium includes the following:
- a CDS encoding DUF465 domain-containing protein gives MDEADIIAIKHRISELKVEHRDLDEVITRLAESPAVDQLQLQRLKKRKLLLKDQIFMLEGQLTPDIPA, from the coding sequence ATGGACGAAGCCGATATTATAGCCATCAAGCACAGGATCAGCGAGCTCAAAGTGGAACATCGCGACCTGGATGAAGTCATCACGAGGTTGGCCGAGTCACCAGCGGTGGATCAGTTGCAGTTGCAGCGCTTGAAAAAACGCAAGCTGCTATTGAAAGATCAGATCTTCATGCTCGAGGGCCAGCTCACTCCCGATATTCCTGCATAA
- a CDS encoding non-heme iron oxygenase ferredoxin subunit, with amino-acid sequence MAEFVKVAKTEDIAPGQGKAVEVGEKTIALFNVDGKYFAINDTCSHHGGPLSEGDLNGKEVTCPWHGAAFDVTTGEVLGPPATVGVVSYHVRVSGSDIEVEI; translated from the coding sequence ATGGCAGAATTCGTAAAGGTGGCGAAAACCGAAGATATTGCTCCAGGGCAGGGTAAAGCAGTCGAGGTGGGCGAAAAGACGATCGCCCTGTTTAACGTGGACGGGAAATACTTTGCGATTAACGACACATGCAGCCACCATGGCGGCCCGTTGTCGGAGGGCGATCTCAACGGCAAGGAAGTAACATGCCCCTGGCACGGCGCGGCTTTCGATGTGACTACCGGCGAAGTGCTCGGGCCGCCAGCGACCGTAGGGGTTGTTAGTTACCACGTCAGGGTTTCGGGCAGCGACATCGAAGTCGAAATTTAG